In Tripterygium wilfordii isolate XIE 37 chromosome 23, ASM1340144v1, whole genome shotgun sequence, one genomic interval encodes:
- the LOC119992824 gene encoding chlorophyllase-1, chloroplastic-like produces MASLLDSMPPPPPPPRDTLIKQLPIFVDGPYQTTNFKVETSTPKPLFIVTPVEPGEYPLLQFHHGTLLQNIFYTQLLTHIASHGYIVVAPQLYTYWEFLVTNVDEEVRLGGEVTDWLLRSSLRPLLPDNVREDLTKIALAGHSRGGKVAFKLALDRAKTSSNPFKALIGIAPVAGQFPNKELPPEILDDQSFNLPISVTVIGTGVDSTLPLPLPLPLHLPLHLPLPSCDPEGVNHDDFYKRCEAPCGHFVARNYGHLDMLDVEFFIKGGEGPKDPFKRCVGGLVVASLKAGFENDFGFLKIIAQDPSVAPHPVNLDPCEYKIVMHKMV; encoded by the exons ATGGCTTCATTGTTGGATTCCATGCCCCCgcccccgcccccgccccgtGATACTCTTATTAAACAACTTCCCATCTTTGTGGACGGACCTTATCAGACGACAAACTTTAAGGTTGAGACATCAACCCCAAAACCATTGTTCATTGTCACACCAGTTGAACCTGGAGAATACCCACTTCTTCAGTTTCACCATGGGACCCTACTCCAAAACATCTTCTACACACAACTCCTCACACATATAGCTTCCCACGGGTATATAGTTGTTGCACCCCAG TTATACACGTATTGGGAATTTCTTGTCACAAATGTAGACGAAGAGGTCCGCCTCGGAGGAGAAGTGACAGATTGGTTGTTACGTTCAAGCCTCCGACCCTTGCTCCCTGACAACGTTCGTGAAGACCTAACCAAGATTGCTCTTGCAGGGCACAGTAGAGGAGGGAAAGTAGCCTTTAAACTTGCACTTGACCGTGCCAAAACTTCCTCTAATCCCTTTAAGGCACTAATTGGAATAGCCCCAGTCGCTGGCCAATTTCCAAACAAAGAACTCCCTCCTGAAATCCTCGATGATCAGTCTTTCAACTTGCCAATTTCGGTGACGGTGATTGGGACCGGTGTGGACTCTactctgcctctgcctctgcctctgcctctgcATCTGCCTCTGCATCTGCCTCTGCCATCATGTGATCCAGAGGGTGTTAACCATGATGATTTCTACAAAAGATGTGAAGCTCCTTGTGGCCATTTTGTTGCTAGGAATTATGGTCATTTGGATATGTTAGATGTAGAGTTTTTTATCAAGGGTGGGGAGGGCCCAAAAGACCCATTCAAGAGATGTGTGGGAGGGCTTGTTGTGGCTTCTTTGAAGGCCGGGTTTGAAAACGATTTTGGTTTTCTCAAAATCATTGCTCAAGACCCTAGCGTTGCTCCTCATCCTGTGAATCTTGATCCTTGTGAGTACAAGATTGTGATGCATAAAATG GTATAA